From one Brachypodium distachyon strain Bd21 chromosome 4, Brachypodium_distachyon_v3.0, whole genome shotgun sequence genomic stretch:
- the LOC100836793 gene encoding uncharacterized protein LOC100836793 isoform X2: MVDLAVFGVGGGVLRLIFTLAVAIGAKADTAKQNREECLRIARRAAKLHGTLAAQAYTLAEATRRHPAVASVLNDLREALREALEGVKACQRDCGALIRLLKAARVSAQLRVLNRDIKDRIMDVLLVTSLYTNGLVYTMHLYHMEHLRIQRHIMMHGHHMEHHRLPRPLPQMQIQLEHGYGNTHAQSLSNQSYAIQAASPSLPDQRATSSSIPCQIEWRAAVPEDVVDFRREARESNIEPRLVVLLILVLLLLGTRCGLERLLLFYLWRLLFRLG; this comes from the exons ATGGTGGATCTGGCGGTCTTCGGCGTGGGCGGGGGCGTGCTGAGGCTCATCTTCAcgctcgccgtcgccatcgGGGCCAAGGCGGACACGGCGAAGCAGAACAGGGAGGAGTGCCTCCGGATCGCCAGGCGCGCCGCCAAGCTCCACGGGACGCTCGCCGCCCAGGCATACACGCTGGCGGAGGCCACGCGGCGGCACCCGGCGGTGGCCTCCGTGCTCAACGACCTCCGCGAGGCGCTCCGCGAGGCCCTCGAGGGCGTCAAGGCCTGCCAGAGGGACTGCGGCGCCCTGATCCGCCTCCTCAAAGCCGCTAGGGTGTCCGCCCAGCTGCGTGTGCTCAACAGGGACATCAAGGACCGGATCATGGACGTGCTCCTCGTCACCAGCCTCTACACCAACGGCCTCGTGTATACAATGCACCTCTACCACATGGAGCATCTGCGGATTCAG CGCCATATAATGATGCACGGCCACCACATGGAGCATCATAGATTACCTCGCCCGCTGCCCCAAATGCAGATCCAGCTGGAG CATGGCTATGGGAACACGCACGCCCAAAGCTTGTCGAATCAGTCGTATGCCATCCAGGCGGCCTCCCCGTCACTTCCTGATCAGAGAGCAACTAGCAGCTCGATCCCTTGCCAGATCGAGTGGAGGGCGGCGGTTCCCGAGGATGTGGTGGACTTTCGTCGTGAGGCCAGGGAATCAAACATTGAGCCTCGTCTTGTCGTGCTCCTCATTCTCGTCCTGCTGCTCCTGGGCACCCGCTGTGGCTTGGAAAGACTCCTCCTTTTCTACCTGTGGCGTTTGTTGTTTCGTCTTGGCTGA
- the LOC100836793 gene encoding uncharacterized protein LOC100836793 isoform X1, which translates to MVDLAVFGVGGGVLRLIFTLAVAIGAKADTAKQNREECLRIARRAAKLHGTLAAQAYTLAEATRRHPAVASVLNDLREALREALEGVKACQRDCGALIRLLKAARVSAQLRVLNRDIKDRIMDVLLVTSLYTNGLVYTMHLYHMEHLRIQRHIMMHGHHMEHHRLPRPLPQMQIQLEQHGYGNTHAQSLSNQSYAIQAASPSLPDQRATSSSIPCQIEWRAAVPEDVVDFRREARESNIEPRLVVLLILVLLLLGTRCGLERLLLFYLWRLLFRLG; encoded by the exons ATGGTGGATCTGGCGGTCTTCGGCGTGGGCGGGGGCGTGCTGAGGCTCATCTTCAcgctcgccgtcgccatcgGGGCCAAGGCGGACACGGCGAAGCAGAACAGGGAGGAGTGCCTCCGGATCGCCAGGCGCGCCGCCAAGCTCCACGGGACGCTCGCCGCCCAGGCATACACGCTGGCGGAGGCCACGCGGCGGCACCCGGCGGTGGCCTCCGTGCTCAACGACCTCCGCGAGGCGCTCCGCGAGGCCCTCGAGGGCGTCAAGGCCTGCCAGAGGGACTGCGGCGCCCTGATCCGCCTCCTCAAAGCCGCTAGGGTGTCCGCCCAGCTGCGTGTGCTCAACAGGGACATCAAGGACCGGATCATGGACGTGCTCCTCGTCACCAGCCTCTACACCAACGGCCTCGTGTATACAATGCACCTCTACCACATGGAGCATCTGCGGATTCAG CGCCATATAATGATGCACGGCCACCACATGGAGCATCATAGATTACCTCGCCCGCTGCCCCAAATGCAGATCCAGCTGGAG CAGCATGGCTATGGGAACACGCACGCCCAAAGCTTGTCGAATCAGTCGTATGCCATCCAGGCGGCCTCCCCGTCACTTCCTGATCAGAGAGCAACTAGCAGCTCGATCCCTTGCCAGATCGAGTGGAGGGCGGCGGTTCCCGAGGATGTGGTGGACTTTCGTCGTGAGGCCAGGGAATCAAACATTGAGCCTCGTCTTGTCGTGCTCCTCATTCTCGTCCTGCTGCTCCTGGGCACCCGCTGTGGCTTGGAAAGACTCCTCCTTTTCTACCTGTGGCGTTTGTTGTTTCGTCTTGGCTGA